From a region of the Acidicapsa acidisoli genome:
- a CDS encoding TerC family protein, translated as MALPECTGSEDALGSEDMVDLGLGHRIAGAPLLWWIGFHVAVLALITADALLPLSRARQGKEDEPSPKLAWLWSLFVALVAAGFAFWLNYEQGRQTALEFVSGYTIETSLSIDNLFVFLVLFRGFRIGHRQQRRALLWGVGGAIILRACFIALGVSLLARFGWVSYLFGAILLYAAYRLVKGSSAADAVPAWVTNLQKGHRGLLFVILAVEATDLMFAIDSIPAVLAISRDPFVVYTSNIAAILGLRSLYFALSSLLDRFHYLHYGLGALLGFVAAKMLMARWIDIPVTWSLAIMAVILGVCAVASVAKGPGIKDQGSGIRK; from the coding sequence ATGGCATTGCCGGAATGCACTGGATCGGAAGATGCTCTAGGATCGGAGGATATGGTCGATTTGGGGTTGGGGCACAGAATCGCCGGGGCGCCGCTGCTTTGGTGGATTGGCTTTCATGTGGCGGTGCTGGCGCTGATTACCGCCGATGCGCTGCTGCCCCTCAGCCGCGCACGTCAGGGGAAAGAGGACGAGCCAAGCCCGAAGCTGGCGTGGCTCTGGAGTCTCTTTGTGGCGCTGGTGGCGGCTGGCTTTGCCTTCTGGCTGAACTATGAGCAGGGGCGCCAGACGGCGCTGGAATTCGTTTCCGGATACACCATTGAGACTTCGCTGAGCATCGATAATCTCTTCGTATTTCTGGTTCTTTTTCGCGGCTTTCGGATCGGCCATCGTCAGCAGCGCCGGGCGCTGCTCTGGGGCGTTGGCGGAGCGATCATTCTCCGCGCGTGTTTTATTGCGCTTGGGGTTTCGTTGCTGGCGCGCTTTGGATGGGTCAGTTATCTCTTTGGCGCGATTTTGCTCTATGCGGCTTATCGGCTGGTGAAGGGCAGCTCTGCCGCGGATGCGGTGCCAGCCTGGGTCACCAATCTGCAGAAGGGACACCGCGGGTTGCTCTTTGTAATTCTGGCTGTGGAGGCGACGGACCTGATGTTCGCGATCGATTCGATTCCCGCTGTACTGGCGATCTCGCGCGATCCGTTTGTGGTTTACACGTCGAATATCGCGGCCATTCTCGGGCTGCGGTCGCTCTACTTCGCCTTATCGAGCTTGCTGGACCGCTTTCATTATCTGCACTACGGGCTGGGCGCGCTGCTTGGCTTTGTGGCGGCGAAGATGCTGATGGCGCGGTGGATTGATATTCCGGTGACGTGGTCGCTGGCGATCATGGCCGTGATTCTTGGAGTTTGTGCTGTGGCGTCGGTGGCGAAAGGACCGGGGATCAAGGATCAGGGATCAGGGATCAGGAAATAG
- a CDS encoding transcription antitermination factor NusB, protein MRKLPRKAPAGITPARYEAFMLLLEMENSSHAHADELLRRPRLSELSTLDRNLCTTLVMGTLRWQLHIDSAIRTLLSKPNARLDSAIQIALRLGTFQLHYLDRIPAHAAISESVNLAKIAGHQHASRMVNAVLRRIAERPRPASLPSSPSPEQLAEATAHPLWLVERWAANYGLEQARAICEHGQQQPELSLRLESREAEAELAVNGMQLAPGAILTDARRILNGDVTATEAFQSGRVRIQEEGSQLIAELSGGVTPLPRRILDCCAAPGGKTLILAELNPQAQITACEINLARLEALKARISASPYATRIEVRQADAAEPEEIDSYDLVLADVPCSGTGTLGRNPEIRHRLQPADLVRHHERQCAILHGALRASTGRVIYSTCSLEPEENSAVVAEVLAQSPGWRQIPVSEVIKKLQKEGRLTSQGSERLKNAVAPDGSLTLLPGSLGPEAPTDGFFIAVLEKQK, encoded by the coding sequence ATGCGCAAACTCCCCAGAAAGGCCCCGGCTGGCATAACACCCGCCCGCTACGAAGCCTTCATGCTTCTGTTGGAAATGGAAAACTCCTCCCACGCCCACGCCGATGAACTGCTTCGCCGTCCGCGTCTTTCAGAACTTTCGACCCTTGATCGAAACCTCTGCACAACGCTCGTAATGGGCACTTTGCGCTGGCAGCTCCACATCGATTCCGCAATTCGAACTCTGCTGTCGAAGCCGAACGCCCGCCTCGATTCAGCTATTCAGATTGCGCTTCGTCTCGGCACATTTCAGCTTCACTATCTCGACCGCATCCCGGCCCACGCGGCCATCAGCGAAAGTGTAAACCTCGCAAAAATCGCCGGACATCAGCACGCCTCGCGCATGGTAAATGCGGTTTTGCGGAGAATTGCGGAGCGTCCGCGGCCAGCATCGCTGCCGTCCAGTCCATCTCCAGAGCAGTTGGCCGAGGCAACTGCCCACCCGCTTTGGCTCGTTGAGCGCTGGGCCGCGAACTACGGCCTCGAACAGGCCCGCGCCATCTGCGAACACGGTCAGCAACAGCCAGAACTATCTCTCCGTCTAGAAAGCCGAGAAGCCGAAGCGGAGCTAGCCGTCAATGGAATGCAGCTCGCTCCCGGCGCCATTCTGACCGATGCACGGCGCATCCTGAACGGCGATGTAACCGCTACGGAGGCCTTCCAATCCGGTCGCGTGCGAATTCAGGAAGAAGGCTCGCAGCTCATCGCGGAACTGAGCGGCGGCGTCACCCCGCTTCCGAGGCGAATTCTGGATTGCTGCGCAGCTCCCGGCGGTAAGACGCTGATCCTCGCCGAACTCAACCCGCAAGCGCAGATCACAGCCTGCGAAATCAATCTCGCCCGGCTTGAAGCACTCAAAGCCCGAATCAGCGCAAGTCCTTACGCAACCAGGATCGAAGTGCGCCAGGCCGATGCGGCGGAACCGGAAGAGATCGATTCCTACGATCTCGTCCTCGCCGATGTTCCATGCAGCGGCACCGGCACGTTGGGCCGCAATCCGGAGATTCGCCATCGTCTTCAGCCCGCTGATCTAGTTCGCCATCACGAGCGCCAATGCGCCATCCTGCACGGTGCACTGAGAGCGAGCACGGGCAGGGTCATCTACTCCACCTGCTCGCTGGAGCCGGAAGAAAACAGCGCAGTCGTTGCTGAGGTTCTTGCTCAATCGCCCGGCTGGCGGCAGATACCCGTCTCCGAAGTTATCAAGAAGTTGCAAAAAGAAGGCCGCCTGACGTCGCAAGGCTCAGAGCGATTGAAGAACGCGGTCGCTCCGGACGGCTCACTCACGCTCCTGCCGGGCAGCTTAGGTCCGGAAGCTCCAACCGACGGCTTCTTTATCGCCGTGCTGGAAAAGCAGAAGTAA
- a CDS encoding cation-efflux pump has translation MSATASLGHNSEEMTAAKRRVALHSVLAALTMTLLKLAAGLLSGSLGVLSDAAHSGLDLVGSALTLFSVRVSDKPADANHTYGHAKFENLSAFVEAGLMAVSCAWIIWEAMQRIFLHEAVVRHSFWPVLVLVTSIAVDWWRSRKLAAVAQQFKSTALAADAFHFASDIWSTLAVLCGLGLSWLGSITGVGWLSYADPVAAMLVSLMILRLTWKLTRETSEALLDAAPSEIRESILREVAGVDGVLGIEQARVRRAGSLTFADLTLALPRSYTFEHTNELVRATTDAVQRVVPEADVVIHTVPRQSSTESIFDRVRSVAARNNVSVHEVSVQSIEGKLRVEQHVELNEAMTLAEAHNFVTAMEAEILREVPELKSVLTHIESEPATIERTLKVSGKAAGDGQVESETERIRRNLRSVAADFSEVVDVHEILVGRTGEHIHVSCHCTLPDELTMQRVHEVITALEDRLKLECPEVYKVLIHPEPETDNHR, from the coding sequence ATGAGTGCGACTGCTTCGCTTGGCCACAATTCGGAAGAGATGACCGCGGCCAAGCGGCGCGTGGCGCTGCATTCCGTGCTGGCGGCGCTGACGATGACGCTGCTGAAGCTGGCTGCCGGTCTGCTGAGCGGGTCGCTGGGTGTACTTTCGGACGCGGCGCACTCCGGGCTGGACCTTGTGGGCTCTGCGCTGACTCTTTTCTCGGTGCGGGTTTCGGACAAGCCAGCCGACGCGAACCACACATATGGCCACGCCAAGTTCGAGAATCTCTCTGCTTTCGTAGAAGCTGGACTCATGGCTGTCTCCTGCGCGTGGATTATCTGGGAGGCGATGCAGCGGATCTTTCTACATGAGGCGGTGGTTCGGCATTCGTTCTGGCCGGTGCTGGTGCTGGTGACTTCGATTGCGGTCGACTGGTGGAGATCGCGAAAGCTGGCTGCCGTGGCGCAGCAATTCAAGAGCACGGCGCTGGCGGCGGATGCCTTTCACTTCGCTTCGGATATCTGGTCGACGCTGGCGGTTCTTTGCGGGCTGGGATTGAGCTGGCTGGGCTCGATTACCGGCGTCGGCTGGCTGAGCTATGCCGATCCTGTTGCGGCGATGCTGGTTTCGCTGATGATTCTGCGGCTGACGTGGAAGCTGACCAGGGAGACATCGGAGGCGCTGCTCGACGCGGCTCCAAGCGAGATTCGCGAGAGCATCCTGCGAGAGGTTGCCGGAGTCGATGGCGTACTGGGGATCGAACAGGCGCGGGTGCGGCGGGCTGGGTCGCTTACTTTTGCCGATCTGACGTTGGCGCTGCCCCGCAGCTACACCTTTGAGCACACCAATGAGCTGGTGCGGGCGACAACGGATGCGGTGCAACGGGTGGTTCCGGAAGCTGACGTGGTCATTCACACTGTACCGCGGCAGAGTTCGACGGAGAGCATCTTTGACCGGGTACGGTCTGTGGCGGCTCGCAACAATGTCTCGGTGCATGAGGTGAGCGTTCAGTCGATTGAAGGAAAGCTAAGGGTCGAGCAGCATGTGGAGCTGAACGAGGCTATGACGCTGGCTGAGGCGCACAACTTCGTGACGGCGATGGAGGCCGAGATTTTGCGGGAAGTGCCCGAGTTGAAGTCGGTGCTGACGCATATCGAGAGCGAGCCGGCTACGATTGAGCGGACTTTGAAGGTTTCCGGAAAGGCTGCTGGGGATGGCCAGGTGGAGAGCGAGACGGAGCGTATCCGGCGCAATCTGCGATCGGTGGCCGCGGATTTTTCAGAGGTTGTGGATGTGCATGAGATCCTAGTCGGGCGCACCGGCGAGCATATTCATGTTTCCTGCCACTGCACTCTGCCCGATGAACTGACAATGCAACGGGTGCATGAGGTGATTACCGCCCTCGAAGACCGGCTGAAACTGGAGTGCCCGGAGGTATATAAAGTCCTCATCCATCCCGAGCCGGAGACGGATAACCATCGTTAA
- the fmt gene encoding methionyl-tRNA formyltransferase, with product MRLVFCGTPQFAVPTLEALIAAGHEIALVVTQPDRPVGRKQVLTAPPVKQIALTRGLEVTQPEKIKNNVEFRSSLESIAPDAIVVVAYGRIIPRWMLDLPRLGCINLHGSLLPKYRGAAPIQWAVAMGEAVTGNTTMLLEEGLDTGPILLQQQIAIRPEQTAVDLFEELSVFGAPLVVETLAGLADGSILPQPQDHSQATLARILDREDGRMDFATQTATELWNRWRGFQPWPGAFTVFEGKKLIVHQLRPVTAPESGQPGQILIEDKRLLVVCADGTALELLEVQPEGKNRMTAAEFLRGNPIHAGAKLGLPG from the coding sequence ATGCGGTTGGTTTTCTGCGGAACGCCGCAATTCGCCGTGCCCACACTCGAAGCTCTGATCGCAGCAGGTCATGAAATCGCGCTAGTGGTCACGCAGCCCGACCGCCCGGTAGGGCGCAAGCAGGTTCTTACCGCTCCTCCGGTCAAGCAAATAGCCCTGACACGTGGTCTTGAAGTTACCCAGCCGGAAAAGATCAAAAACAACGTGGAGTTCCGCTCCAGCCTCGAATCCATCGCTCCCGACGCGATTGTCGTCGTCGCCTATGGCCGCATCATCCCTCGCTGGATGCTCGATCTGCCCCGGCTTGGCTGCATCAACCTGCACGGCTCGCTGCTTCCAAAGTACCGTGGCGCCGCGCCCATCCAATGGGCAGTAGCCATGGGTGAAGCAGTCACCGGCAACACAACGATGCTGCTCGAAGAGGGCCTCGACACCGGCCCAATCCTGCTTCAGCAACAGATCGCCATCCGGCCTGAACAGACCGCCGTCGATCTCTTCGAAGAGCTATCCGTATTCGGCGCGCCATTGGTCGTCGAAACCCTCGCAGGCCTTGCCGACGGCAGCATCCTACCCCAGCCGCAGGACCATTCCCAGGCCACGCTGGCCCGCATCCTCGACCGCGAAGACGGCCGCATGGACTTCGCCACGCAGACCGCGACTGAACTTTGGAATCGCTGGCGCGGCTTCCAGCCATGGCCGGGTGCCTTCACTGTCTTCGAAGGCAAAAAGCTCATCGTCCATCAACTCCGGCCTGTTACTGCGCCGGAATCAGGACAACCAGGTCAGATTCTCATCGAAGATAAGCGGCTTCTGGTTGTCTGCGCCGATGGTACCGCACTCGAACTGCTGGAAGTCCAACCGGAAGGCAAGAATCGCATGACCGCAGCCGAGTTTCTGCGCGGCAACCCGATCCACGCTGGCGCAAAACTTGGGTTGCCCGGTTGA
- the aroB gene encoding 3-dehydroquinate synthase, with protein MMRVLVDLNGRGAKLPKRVFVLTSPEIWDLWSKRFLASFTIDPVVLFLAPGETHKTLKSVEKLLRQMAAAGGDRSSLLIAFGGGIVGDVGGFLAAIYMRGIDFFQVPSTFLSQVDSSVGGKVGVNLPEGKNLVGNFHHPLAVFADMDLLSTLPDRELRAGLFESVKAGMIRDRALVRFMEENSARILGRDAASLEKVIAASIRMKADVVSKDERETGLRMILNLGHTLGHAIESVTRYRVLLHGEAVGWGLIASLYLGWKRGTITEPQFDRLMRLVYLYGPLPALKINAQKLVNATAKDKKHLGNRRRFVLPVGIGDACVVEDVSGEELLEAAKYMLALAKELPSEPPAASAGNGA; from the coding sequence ATGATGCGAGTTCTTGTTGATCTCAATGGCCGCGGAGCCAAGCTTCCCAAGCGGGTCTTTGTGCTTACTTCGCCGGAGATCTGGGATCTCTGGTCGAAGCGCTTTCTCGCTTCGTTCACCATCGATCCGGTTGTGCTATTTCTGGCGCCGGGCGAGACGCACAAGACACTGAAGTCTGTGGAAAAACTGCTGCGCCAGATGGCCGCAGCGGGCGGAGATCGCAGTTCCCTGCTGATTGCATTTGGCGGCGGAATTGTGGGCGATGTAGGCGGATTTCTGGCGGCGATTTACATGCGCGGTATTGATTTCTTTCAGGTTCCGAGCACCTTTTTGTCGCAGGTCGATTCTTCGGTTGGCGGCAAAGTGGGCGTGAATCTGCCTGAAGGCAAGAATCTCGTGGGCAACTTCCATCATCCGCTGGCTGTCTTCGCGGATATGGATCTGCTGAGCACCTTGCCGGATCGCGAATTGCGCGCAGGGCTGTTTGAGAGTGTGAAGGCGGGCATGATTCGCGACCGGGCACTGGTTCGCTTTATGGAGGAGAATTCGGCGCGGATTCTGGGGCGCGATGCTGCTTCGCTCGAAAAGGTGATTGCTGCATCGATTCGCATGAAGGCGGACGTGGTGAGCAAGGACGAGCGCGAGACCGGTTTGCGCATGATTCTCAACCTTGGGCATACCCTGGGCCACGCCATCGAATCCGTCACTCGTTATCGCGTGCTGTTGCATGGCGAGGCGGTTGGCTGGGGATTGATCGCATCGCTGTATCTGGGCTGGAAGCGGGGAACGATCACCGAGCCGCAATTTGACCGGCTGATGCGGCTGGTTTATCTGTACGGTCCTCTGCCGGCGCTGAAGATCAACGCGCAGAAGCTGGTGAACGCTACGGCCAAGGATAAGAAGCATCTGGGAAATCGCCGGCGATTTGTGCTGCCGGTTGGGATCGGCGACGCCTGTGTGGTCGAGGATGTCTCGGGCGAGGAGTTGCTCGAAGCAGCCAAGTACATGCTGGCGCTGGCGAAGGAACTGCCGTCGGAGCCCCCTGCTGCTTCGGCTGGAAACGGGGCTTAG
- a CDS encoding radical SAM protein: MRTKNVFQSWSKVLRGHTPMLSIEITRECPLHCPGCYAYGDNHLGGEVTLRELSDKRGDDLVRGVLGLVDRHKPLQVTLVGGEPMVRHRELSRILPELSSRGIYTMVVTSAIIPIPIEWMQLPRFIVAVSIDGLPEHHNVRRHPATYERILSNLAGRLVNIHWTITAPMLERPGYMEEYVRFWSEREEVRSIWVSIYSPQRGEQSAEMLTAAQREHVARELPTLRQRYPKLLTPQGYAEALLNPPASPRDCTFSRLSKNYSADLATRVEPCVLGGDPDCSQCGCSASAAAHWITEMKLAGPLKVKHMLHGSMRIGNAVARLQDVTQPAWREREQASPKRQTSLVQISTE; the protein is encoded by the coding sequence TTGCGGACTAAAAACGTCTTCCAGTCGTGGAGTAAGGTCCTGCGCGGCCACACTCCCATGCTCTCCATCGAAATCACGCGTGAGTGCCCGTTGCATTGCCCGGGCTGCTACGCGTATGGAGACAACCACCTCGGCGGCGAGGTCACGCTGCGCGAGTTGAGCGACAAAAGGGGCGACGATCTGGTTCGCGGAGTCCTCGGCCTCGTCGACCGCCACAAACCCCTGCAGGTCACGCTGGTCGGCGGCGAACCCATGGTGCGCCATCGCGAACTGAGCCGCATTCTTCCCGAGCTTAGCAGTCGCGGCATTTACACCATGGTCGTCACCAGCGCCATCATTCCCATCCCCATCGAGTGGATGCAGCTGCCCCGCTTCATCGTCGCTGTCTCCATCGATGGACTGCCCGAGCACCACAATGTCCGCCGCCATCCGGCCACTTACGAACGCATTCTTTCCAACCTCGCCGGCCGCCTCGTCAACATTCACTGGACCATCACCGCGCCCATGCTGGAGCGCCCCGGCTATATGGAGGAATACGTGCGCTTCTGGAGCGAGCGCGAAGAAGTGCGTTCCATCTGGGTCAGCATCTATTCACCTCAACGCGGCGAGCAAAGCGCAGAAATGCTAACGGCAGCTCAACGCGAGCACGTCGCACGCGAGTTGCCCACTCTGCGCCAGCGTTATCCCAAACTGCTCACGCCGCAAGGATACGCGGAGGCTCTGCTCAACCCGCCTGCATCGCCACGCGATTGCACCTTCTCGCGCCTGTCGAAAAACTACTCGGCCGACTTGGCAACACGAGTTGAGCCTTGCGTCCTCGGCGGCGACCCGGACTGCTCGCAATGCGGCTGTTCGGCCAGCGCAGCCGCTCACTGGATCACCGAAATGAAGCTCGCCGGACCACTCAAAGTCAAGCACATGTTGCACGGCTCCATGCGCATCGGCAACGCCGTCGCGCGCCTTCAGGACGTGACGCAGCCCGCATGGCGCGAACGAGAACAGGCGTCGCCAAAGCGCCAAACCAGCCTGGTGCAAATCTCGACTGAATAG
- a CDS encoding PASTA domain-containing protein encodes MRVRLRPIQNFFQGAMVLMALVLVALAAAITTMQFAIHGAEVRVPALKDMTVAEARSQTSGLGLNLEVDNRYYSSDVAAGHILSQSPVPGAVVRREWRVRVAESLGPQKVEVPNVVGSQERSAALNLRRVGLEAGMVAELPSAKIEAGTVLAQDPPAKAQGIEKPSINLLVAATDDSPPDGFVMPDLTGLPIVTAQSFLTRVGIKFGEPKYQDVPIPQVSSAGYAPIGSPTTGAAVASADAPPMAKPSAVPGAVLAQSPPAGYRVDVGAMVSLTVAK; translated from the coding sequence GTGAGAGTTCGCCTGCGGCCCATCCAGAACTTCTTTCAGGGCGCGATGGTGCTGATGGCGCTGGTTCTCGTGGCGCTGGCTGCGGCGATCACGACGATGCAGTTCGCCATTCATGGGGCCGAAGTGCGCGTGCCTGCGCTCAAGGACATGACGGTGGCGGAGGCGAGAAGCCAGACGTCCGGACTGGGCTTGAATCTGGAAGTGGACAACCGGTACTACTCTTCGGATGTGGCAGCGGGGCACATCCTTTCGCAATCTCCCGTTCCCGGAGCGGTGGTGCGGCGCGAGTGGCGGGTGCGCGTGGCCGAGAGCCTGGGGCCGCAGAAGGTTGAAGTTCCGAACGTTGTCGGCAGCCAGGAGCGTTCGGCGGCGCTGAATCTGCGGCGGGTGGGTCTCGAAGCAGGGATGGTCGCCGAGTTGCCTTCCGCGAAGATCGAAGCGGGTACGGTGCTGGCCCAGGACCCTCCGGCCAAGGCTCAGGGAATTGAGAAGCCGAGCATCAATCTGCTGGTGGCTGCTACGGACGACTCCCCGCCGGATGGATTTGTGATGCCGGATCTGACCGGGTTGCCGATTGTGACGGCGCAGAGCTTTCTTACCCGCGTGGGAATCAAGTTTGGCGAGCCGAAGTATCAGGATGTGCCGATTCCGCAGGTTTCTTCGGCGGGCTACGCGCCAATAGGATCGCCTACTACCGGAGCTGCGGTAGCGTCGGCGGACGCGCCACCTATGGCAAAACCATCGGCTGTGCCTGGAGCCGTGCTGGCTCAGTCGCCGCCTGCTGGATATCGCGTGGATGTGGGAGCGATGGTTTCGCTGACTGTGGCGAAGTAG
- the nadB gene encoding L-aspartate oxidase, translating into MSEVEFTDYLIIGAGVAGLRAAIELADHGNVLVVTKESLGESNTHYAQGGIAVATEGPEDIALHLEDTVAAGDGLVHRPAAAVLVEEGPQRVAELIEWGAGFDQLNGQLLRTREAAHSHPRILHANGDATGAEISRSLVAFARNHPRIRFAEWTMATNLVITDGRAIAADLTDQDATSRRISARAILIASGGAGQVYSDTTNPAVATGDGIALAAHAGAELADMEFYQFHPTALSLPGVPRFLLSEALRGEGAYLRNDRGERFMERYHASLELAPRDVVARAIAREGMGPQPSQSRPVYLDMRHVQGVDLSHRFPGISRFLATHGLSLSADLIPVRPAAHYLMGGIRTDLDGRTSVPGLYAAGEAACTGVHGANRLASNSLLEGLVFGARAAKAMLEDAASLAPVQASGPAPTLPPNSINTNDETQLTQLIQHLQRTMWRTAGLLRHEQTLREGLSKIQTIETSVGSIAQQSRSSRALIEAQSLLAVSRTILLSALARTESRGAHFREDHPRRDDANFRKHSILTQTTNGAEQPSFAAW; encoded by the coding sequence ATGTCTGAAGTGGAGTTTACGGATTATCTCATCATCGGAGCAGGCGTAGCAGGCCTGCGCGCAGCCATCGAACTCGCCGACCACGGCAACGTTCTAGTCGTCACCAAGGAATCGCTCGGCGAATCGAACACGCATTATGCGCAGGGTGGCATCGCGGTCGCAACGGAAGGCCCGGAAGACATCGCCCTGCATCTTGAAGACACCGTAGCGGCAGGCGATGGATTAGTGCACCGACCCGCCGCAGCGGTTCTAGTGGAGGAAGGCCCGCAGCGCGTGGCCGAACTGATCGAGTGGGGCGCGGGCTTCGACCAACTCAACGGACAACTGCTGCGCACCCGCGAAGCCGCCCACTCCCACCCGCGCATTCTCCACGCCAACGGCGACGCGACCGGCGCGGAGATCAGCCGCTCGCTCGTAGCCTTCGCCCGCAACCACCCCCGCATCCGTTTCGCCGAATGGACGATGGCGACGAATCTGGTAATCACCGATGGCCGCGCCATCGCCGCCGATCTTACAGATCAAGACGCAACCTCTCGCCGCATAAGCGCCCGCGCCATACTGATCGCCTCCGGCGGAGCCGGCCAGGTGTACAGCGATACCACCAATCCAGCGGTCGCGACCGGCGACGGCATCGCACTCGCAGCGCACGCTGGCGCGGAACTGGCCGACATGGAGTTCTACCAGTTCCATCCGACGGCCCTGTCGCTGCCGGGCGTTCCCCGCTTTCTGCTCTCAGAAGCCCTGCGCGGCGAGGGCGCGTATCTGCGCAACGATCGCGGCGAGCGCTTCATGGAGCGCTACCACGCCAGCCTCGAATTGGCTCCCCGCGACGTAGTCGCCCGAGCCATTGCACGCGAAGGCATGGGGCCGCAACCCAGTCAGTCCCGCCCCGTCTATCTCGACATGCGCCACGTGCAAGGCGTGGATCTGTCCCATCGTTTTCCCGGCATCAGCAGGTTCCTCGCGACGCACGGCCTGAGCCTCAGCGCCGATCTCATCCCGGTGCGCCCTGCGGCACACTACCTCATGGGCGGCATCCGAACGGACCTCGACGGACGCACTTCGGTCCCCGGCCTCTACGCCGCCGGAGAAGCCGCCTGCACCGGCGTCCACGGCGCAAACCGCCTGGCATCGAACTCTCTCCTCGAAGGCCTGGTCTTCGGCGCTCGCGCTGCCAAGGCAATGCTGGAAGACGCCGCCAGCCTCGCGCCGGTCCAGGCTTCCGGCCCCGCGCCCACCCTGCCACCCAATTCAATCAATACAAACGATGAGACGCAACTCACCCAACTCATCCAGCATCTCCAGCGCACCATGTGGCGAACCGCCGGCCTCCTCCGCCACGAACAGACCCTGCGCGAAGGCCTAAGCAAAATTCAAACCATCGAAACTTCCGTAGGCAGCATCGCGCAGCAGAGCAGGAGCAGCCGTGCCCTCATCGAAGCCCAATCCTTGCTCGCCGTCTCCCGAACCATCCTGCTCTCCGCCCTGGCCCGCACTGAAAGCCGAGGCGCGCACTTCCGCGAAGACCACCCCCGCCGCGACGACGCAAACTTCCGCAAGCACTCCATCCTCACGCAAACCACGAATGGAGCGGAGCAGCCATCCTTCGCAGCCTGGTAG
- a CDS encoding OsmC family protein gives MIARTEWASTEPSPDIYVGHSQSGHTIRLDATKEHSEGPSPMEVVLVALCGCTSVDVVHILQKKRQPLAHLTVSATAEQRTEPPNYFNKIQLVYAVTPEAGGQLSRKAVEDAVALSKDKYCSVSAMLEKSAEIEFVIEYVGGEPLP, from the coding sequence ATGATTGCACGCACGGAATGGGCAAGCACGGAACCTAGCCCTGATATTTACGTCGGACATTCGCAATCCGGCCATACTATTCGCCTGGATGCGACGAAGGAACACTCCGAAGGCCCCAGCCCGATGGAGGTTGTGCTGGTGGCGCTGTGCGGATGCACCTCAGTGGACGTCGTGCATATTCTGCAGAAGAAGCGGCAGCCGCTGGCGCATCTGACCGTTTCGGCAACGGCAGAGCAGCGGACAGAGCCGCCGAATTACTTCAACAAGATTCAACTTGTGTATGCCGTAACGCCCGAGGCTGGCGGGCAGCTCAGCCGCAAGGCTGTCGAGGATGCGGTCGCGCTGTCGAAGGACAAGTACTGCTCCGTTTCCGCGATGCTAGAAAAAAGCGCGGAGATTGAGTTTGTGATCGAGTATGTTGGCGGGGAGCCGCTGCCGTGA
- a CDS encoding ubiquinone/menaquinone biosynthesis methyltransferase, translated as MPPRTSAGGIGNAAATGATPEGAADEQSAAAAVQSMFNSIAPRYDLVNHVLSANIDRLWWWRTARRFREVLANPDAAILDICCGTGDMTMALLKRRPAGARPVIAADFAREMLARGARKFTGPFAAHGSAVALEADALHLPLRSDSLDLITTAFGFRNLANYRDGLAEFHRVLKPGGQVGILDFSEPDGVFGKIYQVYFRRVLPEIGKLIGGKDSAYNYLPASVSKFPPPAEMLEMMREAGFREVRWTPYTFGIAGLFTGVRGPVES; from the coding sequence ATGCCTCCACGAACAAGCGCGGGCGGGATCGGCAACGCTGCTGCAACTGGGGCAACGCCCGAGGGTGCGGCGGACGAGCAAAGCGCTGCGGCGGCTGTCCAGTCGATGTTCAACTCGATTGCGCCGCGCTATGACCTTGTGAATCACGTGCTCTCAGCGAATATCGACCGGCTGTGGTGGTGGCGGACGGCACGGCGTTTTCGCGAAGTGCTGGCCAATCCCGATGCGGCGATTCTGGATATCTGCTGCGGCACAGGCGATATGACGATGGCGCTGCTGAAGCGCCGTCCTGCGGGTGCGCGACCGGTGATCGCTGCGGACTTTGCCCGCGAGATGCTGGCGCGCGGGGCGCGGAAGTTTACCGGGCCGTTCGCGGCGCATGGGAGCGCGGTTGCGCTCGAAGCAGATGCGCTGCATCTGCCACTGCGCAGCGATTCGCTGGATCTGATCACAACTGCCTTCGGATTTCGCAACCTGGCTAATTACCGGGATGGGCTGGCGGAGTTTCACCGCGTGCTGAAGCCGGGTGGGCAGGTGGGAATTCTGGATTTCAGCGAGCCGGACGGGGTGTTTGGGAAAATCTATCAGGTTTACTTTCGGCGCGTGTTGCCGGAGATCGGCAAGCTGATCGGCGGCAAGGACAGCGCCTACAATTACCTGCCTGCTTCGGTCAGCAAATTTCCGCCGCCTGCGGAGATGCTGGAAATGATGCGCGAGGCTGGATTCCGCGAGGTTCGGTGGACTCCGTATACCTTTGGGATCGCTGGACTGTTTACTGGTGTTCGCGGACCGGTGGAATCGTGA